The Clostridium sp. AWRP genome has a window encoding:
- a CDS encoding metallophosphoesterase — translation MALFAISDLHLDLTGSKPMDIFGNNWTNHDEKIRKNWNSKITSEDKVLISGDISWSMNMEGGACDLEWVHQLSGTKLMIKGNHDYWWNSITKLNNMYEDMGFIQNNFFAYKDYGICGTRGWNCPESDNFSAHDEKIYKRELLRMKNSLNCAVEAGYKKFIVMIHYPPISEKFMSSGFTDIFEEYGVEKVIYGHLHGESLSKAVTGKLNGVEYILASADYVKFNPIKII, via the coding sequence TTGGCTTTATTTGCAATATCAGATTTGCATTTGGATTTAACTGGGAGTAAGCCTATGGATATTTTTGGAAATAACTGGACTAATCATGATGAAAAAATTAGAAAAAATTGGAACAGCAAAATAACTAGTGAAGACAAGGTATTGATATCAGGAGATATATCTTGGTCTATGAATATGGAAGGAGGAGCTTGTGATTTAGAGTGGGTGCACCAACTTTCAGGAACAAAATTGATGATAAAGGGAAATCATGACTATTGGTGGAACAGTATTACTAAACTAAATAATATGTATGAAGACATGGGTTTTATACAGAATAATTTTTTTGCCTATAAGGATTATGGAATATGCGGTACAAGAGGCTGGAATTGTCCAGAAAGTGATAATTTTTCTGCTCATGATGAAAAAATATATAAAAGAGAACTTTTAAGAATGAAAAATTCTTTAAATTGTGCAGTAGAGGCAGGATATAAAAAATTTATAGTAATGATACATTATCCACCTATAAGTGAAAAGTTCATGTCTTCGGGATTTACAGATATATTTGAGGAATATGGTGTAGAGAAGGTTATATATGGGCATCTTCATGGAGAATCTTTGTCCAAGGCTGTAACGGGAAAATTAAATGGAGTAGAGTATATACTAGCTTCTGCAGATTATGTAAAATTTAATCCCATAAAAATAATATAG
- a CDS encoding DUF421 domain-containing protein: protein MFIVLFRTIILYLLVVISMRLMGKKQIGEMEPFELAVAIMISELASLPMQDTRISIIHGIIPIITLLTLQTLLALLQLKSEKIRLFFSGKPTILIDKGKLDLKKLKDEKFNINDLMEELRMQGYYNLSDVEYAILETSGQLSVIPKTELTPVTKTDLKIKPSQDVLPITLIIDGKINFKNLIIAKKDEAWLKQMMKKNSIISTKNILVALLDSKGKFYYQLKEKNTQDVIK, encoded by the coding sequence ATGTTCATAGTACTTTTTAGAACTATTATCTTATATTTACTAGTTGTAATATCCATGAGGCTTATGGGTAAAAAGCAGATAGGTGAAATGGAACCTTTTGAATTAGCTGTAGCAATAATGATATCCGAATTAGCTTCTCTTCCAATGCAAGATACCAGAATTTCTATAATTCACGGTATAATTCCAATAATAACTCTTTTGACTTTACAAACTCTTTTAGCGCTGCTCCAGCTTAAAAGCGAAAAAATAAGATTGTTTTTTAGTGGAAAACCAACCATATTAATTGATAAAGGAAAGCTGGACTTAAAAAAATTAAAGGATGAAAAATTTAATATAAATGATTTAATGGAAGAACTGAGAATGCAAGGATATTACAATTTATCCGATGTAGAATATGCCATACTTGAAACCAGTGGTCAACTTTCTGTTATACCTAAAACCGAACTCACCCCTGTAACTAAAACGGATTTAAAAATAAAACCTTCTCAAGATGTACTACCCATAACACTCATAATAGATGGTAAAATAAACTTTAAAAATTTAATTATAGCAAAAAAGGATGAAGCTTGGCTCAAACAAATGATGAAGAAAAACAGCATAATTTCTACAAAAAACATATTAGTAGCTTTACTGGATTCAAAAGGAAAATTTTATTACCAACTAAAAGAAAAAAATACACAGGATGTGATTAAATGA
- a CDS encoding CYTH domain-containing protein, with translation MEECETRIIKIDPDHIRLKLKQMKAINVKMENQTNYIYDFKDGRLIKNKGYARIRVVEDLLHNSTHFYMTTKKLLSQQKYKVMEENETEIFDAEAGKKIFKSLGLNLLQSIKKYRESYKYKNSLIEIDINDTSFCPFPYIEIETKSDGELNELVELLGYSIKDTTSKTIYEILNEK, from the coding sequence TTGGAAGAGTGTGAAACAAGAATAATAAAAATAGATCCTGATCATATAAGATTAAAACTAAAACAGATGAAAGCTATAAATGTTAAAATGGAAAATCAAACAAATTATATATATGACTTTAAAGATGGACGTCTTATAAAAAATAAAGGCTATGCTAGAATAAGAGTTGTAGAAGATCTCCTCCACAATTCAACCCATTTTTACATGACTACTAAAAAACTTTTAAGTCAGCAAAAATATAAAGTAATGGAAGAAAATGAAACTGAAATATTTGACGCAGAAGCAGGTAAAAAAATATTTAAATCACTTGGACTAAATTTACTTCAATCTATAAAAAAATATCGGGAAAGTTACAAATATAAAAACAGCTTAATTGAAATAGACATAAATGATACATCCTTCTGTCCTTTCCCTTATATAGAAATAGAAACTAAAAGTGATGGTGAATTAAATGAACTGGTAGAGTTACTTGGATATTCCATAAAAGATACTACCTCCAAAACTATATATGAAATATTAAATGAAAAATAG
- a CDS encoding EscU/YscU/HrcU family type III secretion system export apparatus switch protein: MDKKKKAAALKYEYNYEAPIVTAAGIGQIADNILNKAKESGVPIVYDKELANLLSNVDIGDNVPFELYDAVAKVIAYVIDIDKNISRR; encoded by the coding sequence ATGGATAAGAAAAAGAAAGCAGCAGCTTTAAAATATGAATATAATTATGAAGCACCTATAGTTACTGCAGCAGGCATAGGTCAAATAGCGGATAATATATTGAATAAGGCAAAAGAGAGCGGTGTTCCTATAGTTTATGATAAAGAGCTTGCCAATCTTTTGAGTAATGTGGACATAGGGGATAATGTGCCTTTTGAGTTATACGATGCGGTAGCTAAAGTAATAGCTTATGTGATAGATATAGATAAAAATATAAGTAGAAGGTGA
- a CDS encoding DUF2225 domain-containing protein, whose product MSKKNSLGLKSLNEDDGLSEEERQKLLLYNKKVVCPVCDNNFNARAIKKSSYRILKKDSDFFIRYSIINPYFYDVWVCDECGYSAMKSDFEHLSDYDANIIREKISPKWKSKNYPEVYDIDLAITRYKLSLLNYYIINAKSSKKAMNSLKIAWMYRLKEDEKKEMEFLNQALENLQNAYYNEPSPIYGMDKFTTMYLIGELMRRTGREEDSIIWFSEVTTSTIASQKIKNLARDQKYLIKNIITKTENNNAADDSVDNKKHGLFSKFHK is encoded by the coding sequence ATGTCTAAAAAAAACTCTTTGGGTCTAAAAAGTTTAAATGAAGATGATGGCTTAAGTGAAGAAGAAAGACAAAAACTATTACTTTACAATAAAAAAGTAGTATGTCCTGTTTGTGATAATAATTTTAATGCAAGAGCTATTAAGAAATCTTCTTATAGGATACTAAAAAAAGATTCTGACTTTTTTATAAGATATTCTATTATAAATCCTTATTTTTATGACGTATGGGTATGTGATGAATGTGGTTATTCGGCTATGAAAAGTGATTTTGAACACCTGAGTGATTATGATGCAAACATAATTAGGGAAAAAATCTCTCCTAAGTGGAAAAGCAAGAATTATCCTGAAGTATATGATATAGATTTAGCTATAACAAGGTACAAGTTATCTCTTTTAAATTATTACATTATAAATGCTAAATCTAGTAAAAAAGCAATGAATTCTTTAAAAATCGCCTGGATGTACAGACTTAAGGAAGATGAAAAAAAAGAAATGGAATTTTTAAACCAGGCATTAGAAAACCTTCAAAATGCATACTACAATGAACCTTCTCCTATATATGGTATGGATAAGTTTACTACAATGTATCTTATAGGAGAACTTATGCGACGTACAGGCAGAGAAGAAGACTCCATAATCTGGTTCAGTGAGGTAACAACTTCTACTATAGCATCACAAAAAATTAAAAATTTAGCTAGAGATCAGAAATATCTTATAAAGAATATAATAACTAAAACTGAAAATAATAATGCTGCAGATGATTCAGTGGATAATAAAAAGCATGGTCTTTTTTCTAAATTTCACAAATAA
- a CDS encoding DUF4363 family protein encodes MKSSITSFTLFILMMLSILFSIQYLNTICSKLESSNIKIEKSIESNSWDEARKNYENFMVQWKKYSPKVSIFSNHNEIDNINSELWKLMQHITYRNGEESLASINVIKNLLHHILKMEQLNIQNLF; translated from the coding sequence ATGAAAAGTTCTATAACATCTTTTACCCTATTCATACTGATGATGCTATCTATACTATTTTCAATACAATATTTAAATACAATATGTAGTAAATTAGAAAGTTCAAACATAAAAATAGAAAAATCCATTGAATCAAATTCCTGGGATGAAGCCCGTAAGAATTATGAGAATTTCATGGTTCAGTGGAAAAAATATTCACCAAAGGTATCAATTTTTTCAAATCATAATGAAATAGACAATATAAACAGTGAGTTATGGAAATTAATGCAGCATATAACATATAGAAATGGAGAAGAATCCCTAGCCTCTATAAATGTAATAAAAAATTTGCTGCATCACATACTGAAAATGGAGCAATTAAACATCCAAAATCTATTTTAA
- a CDS encoding DUF5685 family protein codes for MFGYVTPYKMELKIKDYEKFKAYYCGLCRSIKYNIGNVPRISLNYDMTFLALLLDSLETGEQTYVKKRCILHPLQKKIFLKDNDSLKYAAFCNIYLSYFKLLDDTVDEHSLKSKIFSICLKTYFNKTDENYKKVFIHIKENLSNLYELEKKTNNKSIDMIAHPFAHLTGFILSSFKCEKIKEELYFLGYNLGKWIYIIDALDDLRDDMSKGKFNVINKCFNAENLSYEKFSKEIETRIDFILGTCAAQCMNTFEKLPIKKNEELLHNILQYGLLDKMDKVFKRGVYKDEKSI; via the coding sequence ATGTTTGGTTATGTAACTCCATACAAAATGGAGCTTAAAATAAAAGATTATGAAAAATTTAAAGCTTATTATTGCGGATTATGCAGGTCCATAAAATATAACATTGGAAATGTTCCTAGGATCTCTCTAAATTATGACATGACTTTTCTTGCGCTGCTTTTAGACTCTTTAGAAACCGGTGAACAAACTTATGTAAAAAAAAGATGTATCCTTCATCCCCTGCAAAAAAAAATTTTTTTAAAGGACAATGATTCTCTGAAATATGCAGCTTTTTGCAATATATATCTAAGTTATTTCAAACTTTTGGATGACACAGTCGACGAACATTCTTTAAAAAGCAAGATATTTTCGATTTGTCTCAAAACATACTTTAACAAAACAGATGAAAATTATAAAAAAGTTTTCATACATATAAAAGAAAATTTAAGCAATCTTTATGAACTTGAAAAGAAAACTAATAATAAATCCATAGATATGATAGCTCATCCTTTTGCACACCTTACTGGATTTATATTAAGTTCTTTTAAGTGTGAAAAAATTAAAGAGGAACTGTACTTTCTTGGATATAACCTTGGAAAATGGATATATATTATAGATGCTTTAGATGATTTACGTGATGATATGTCAAAGGGAAAATTTAATGTTATAAACAAATGTTTTAACGCAGAAAATTTAAGCTATGAAAAATTTTCTAAAGAAATAGAAACTAGAATTGATTTCATTTTAGGTACTTGTGCTGCACAGTGCATGAATACTTTTGAAAAACTTCCTATAAAAAAGAATGAAGAATTACTACACAATATATTACAATATGGACTTTTAGATAAAATGGATAAAGTTTTTAAAAGGGGTGTTTACAAAGATGAAAAATCCATATGA
- a CDS encoding GTP pyrophosphokinase family protein gives MAIGEWKTFLIPYSQAVEELKVKFKSIRKEYRKKNEYSPIEFVTGRVKEISSILEKANKFNIPLDRIGYEMEDIAGIRVMCQFVDDIEKVVEIIRNRKDMSIMYEKDYISNVKESGYRSYHVIIKYPVNMAEGEKEILAEFQIRTLAMNFWATIEHSLNYKYKQDIPGGIKLKLKSAADAAFQLDQQMLEIKDEIKDAQKLFEVKSSLVSDIMNNILTMSSMGKLTESTRYQVQLNNLIEEGEVSELVSLLRSTEKLLQMYK, from the coding sequence GTGGCAATAGGGGAATGGAAAACATTTTTAATACCATATAGTCAAGCTGTTGAAGAGTTAAAAGTGAAATTTAAAAGTATAAGAAAAGAATATAGAAAAAAGAATGAATACTCACCAATAGAATTTGTTACTGGAAGAGTAAAGGAGATATCTAGCATATTAGAGAAAGCCAATAAATTCAATATACCTCTTGACAGAATAGGTTATGAGATGGAAGATATAGCTGGTATTAGAGTTATGTGTCAGTTTGTAGATGATATAGAAAAGGTAGTTGAGATAATAAGAAATAGGAAAGATATGAGTATAATGTATGAAAAAGATTATATATCTAATGTGAAGGAAAGTGGATATAGGAGTTATCATGTAATAATTAAGTACCCTGTTAATATGGCAGAGGGTGAGAAAGAAATACTAGCTGAGTTTCAGATAAGGACTCTTGCCATGAATTTTTGGGCTACTATAGAGCACTCGCTGAATTACAAATATAAGCAGGATATACCTGGTGGAATAAAATTGAAACTTAAGAGTGCGGCAGATGCAGCTTTCCAGCTTGATCAACAGATGCTTGAGATTAAGGATGAAATAAAAGATGCTCAAAAGTTGTTTGAAGTAAAATCAAGCTTGGTTTCTGATATAATGAACAATATACTTACTATGTCTTCTATGGGAAAGTTAACTGAATCAACTAGATATCAAGTCCAGTTAAATAATTTAATTGAAGAGGGAGAAGTATCTGAACTTGTAAGCTTACTCCGATCTACAGAAAAGTTACTTCAAATGTATAAATAG
- a CDS encoding DnaJ domain-containing protein yields the protein MKNPYEVLEINENASKDEIKKAYRTLAKKYHPDQYGNNPLKDLAEDKMRDINEAYDYLMKNEGTNTYNNGSSDAYTGSNSSTYQSVENDIYNGNLSSAESKLMEINTRDAEWHYLMGILNTRKGWYDQASTNLSTACSLDPNNFKYQEALNKLRGMNNSYRQPYYDNRRRDPDICNICATLYCLDCLCGGGNC from the coding sequence ATGAAAAATCCATATGAAGTACTTGAAATAAATGAAAATGCTTCAAAAGATGAAATAAAAAAAGCTTATAGAACCTTAGCTAAAAAATATCATCCTGATCAGTATGGTAATAATCCACTTAAGGATTTAGCCGAGGATAAAATGAGAGACATAAATGAAGCCTATGACTATTTGATGAAAAATGAAGGGACAAATACATATAATAATGGAAGTAGTGATGCCTATACTGGCAGCAATTCTAGCACATATCAATCTGTAGAAAATGATATTTATAATGGGAATTTAAGCAGTGCAGAATCAAAACTCATGGAAATAAATACAAGAGATGCAGAATGGCACTACCTCATGGGAATTTTAAATACTAGAAAAGGCTGGTATGACCAGGCTAGCACTAATTTAAGCACTGCCTGCAGTCTTGATCCAAATAATTTTAAATACCAAGAGGCATTAAACAAGTTAAGGGGTATGAATAATTCCTATAGACAACCTTATTATGACAACAGGAGAAGAGACCCTGACATATGTAACATCTGTGCTACATTATATTGTTTAGACTGCTTATGTGGAGGTGGAAATTGCTAA
- the leuS gene encoding leucine--tRNA ligase, whose product MYSIETDKKWQKKWEETSLYKFDDNNLDKKLYVLEMFSYPSGSKLHAGHWFNYAPVDSWARLKKMQGYNVFQPMGFDSFGLPAENYAIKTGIHPSDSTEKNIATMEKQLKSMGAMFNWENEVITCHPEYYKWNQWLFLQLYKHGLAYRKNAPVNWCPSCKTVLANEQVQDGFCERCGTEATKKDLTQWFFKITDYSEELLQCLDKLDWPEKTKAMQRHWIGKSTGTNVTFKVADSDIEFSVFTTRVDTLFGVTYVVLSPENKLVDKLTKEEYKDKVEKYKDLAKKQSEIERQSITREKTGVFSGSYAINPINGRKVPIWIGDYVLNTYGTGAVMAVPAHDERDFAFATKYKLPIERVIEGGDSLPYVEHGKMINSSEFNGLTTKEGKEAVTKKLESMGLGSGKVNYRLRDWLISRQRYWGTPIPIVYCEKCGIVPVPEDQLPVKLPYNVEFSPDGKSPLLKSEEFMNTTCPCCGGPAKREADTLDTFVCSSWYYLRYVDNKNSEKPFDKAKIDKMLPVDMYVGGPEHACMHLLYARFITKALRDMGFLDFDEPFLSLRHQGIILGPDGQKMSKSKGNTISPDDCIQEYGSDVFRMYLMFGFDYSEGGAWNDDGIKSISKFVDRIERTISSVKEIIESGDTGKTSMDAAEKDLNYTRNFSIKSVSEDANKFQFNTSIARIMEFTNALSKYIQQKDKNVSLLKDTVIDFVKIIAPFAPHFAEEQWESLGKSYSIFNEKWPDFEPNALIRDEAEIAIQINGKIKAKINVSTNLKEDQIKELSLSNEHIKSLLDGKDIKKVIVVKGRLVNIVAK is encoded by the coding sequence ATGTACAGTATCGAAACTGATAAAAAATGGCAAAAAAAATGGGAAGAAACATCACTTTATAAATTTGACGATAACAATTTAGATAAAAAATTATATGTACTGGAGATGTTCTCCTACCCCTCAGGTAGTAAACTTCATGCAGGACATTGGTTTAACTATGCTCCTGTAGATTCCTGGGCAAGACTTAAGAAAATGCAGGGATATAATGTGTTCCAACCAATGGGTTTTGATTCTTTTGGTCTTCCTGCAGAAAACTATGCTATTAAAACTGGAATACACCCAAGTGACTCAACAGAAAAAAATATAGCTACTATGGAAAAACAACTTAAATCTATGGGTGCAATGTTCAACTGGGAAAACGAAGTAATTACCTGTCATCCTGAGTATTACAAATGGAACCAGTGGTTATTTTTACAATTATATAAACATGGTTTAGCTTATAGAAAAAATGCCCCTGTAAACTGGTGCCCTAGCTGTAAAACAGTACTTGCAAATGAGCAGGTACAAGATGGATTTTGTGAAAGATGTGGTACTGAGGCAACTAAAAAGGATTTAACTCAATGGTTCTTCAAGATTACAGATTATTCAGAAGAACTTCTTCAGTGCCTAGATAAGCTGGATTGGCCAGAAAAAACAAAGGCTATGCAAAGACATTGGATAGGTAAATCCACCGGTACAAACGTAACTTTTAAAGTAGCAGATTCCGATATTGAGTTCAGCGTATTTACCACAAGAGTTGATACCTTATTTGGTGTTACTTATGTAGTTTTATCACCTGAAAATAAATTAGTTGATAAATTGACCAAAGAAGAATATAAAGATAAAGTAGAAAAATACAAAGATTTAGCTAAAAAACAAAGTGAAATCGAAAGACAATCAATTACAAGAGAAAAAACTGGTGTATTCAGTGGTTCTTATGCTATAAATCCTATAAATGGCAGAAAGGTCCCTATATGGATAGGAGATTATGTACTAAATACTTATGGTACTGGTGCCGTAATGGCAGTTCCTGCCCACGATGAAAGAGACTTTGCATTTGCAACAAAATATAAGCTCCCTATTGAAAGAGTTATAGAAGGTGGAGATTCCTTACCTTATGTAGAACATGGCAAAATGATAAATAGCAGTGAATTCAATGGTCTAACTACAAAAGAAGGCAAAGAAGCAGTAACTAAAAAGCTTGAAAGTATGGGATTAGGATCTGGAAAAGTAAATTACAGACTAAGAGACTGGTTAATTTCAAGACAAAGATATTGGGGAACTCCTATTCCTATAGTATATTGTGAAAAATGTGGAATAGTTCCTGTACCAGAAGATCAACTGCCAGTTAAACTCCCTTATAATGTAGAATTTTCTCCTGATGGTAAGTCTCCTCTTTTAAAATCAGAAGAATTCATGAATACTACATGCCCTTGCTGCGGAGGTCCAGCAAAAAGAGAAGCCGATACTTTAGACACATTTGTATGCTCTTCCTGGTATTATTTAAGGTATGTTGATAATAAAAATAGTGAAAAACCTTTTGATAAAGCTAAAATAGATAAAATGCTTCCAGTAGACATGTACGTAGGCGGTCCTGAACATGCTTGTATGCATCTTCTGTATGCCCGATTTATTACTAAAGCTCTTAGGGATATGGGGTTCTTAGACTTTGACGAACCTTTCCTATCTCTTAGACATCAAGGCATAATACTTGGTCCTGATGGCCAAAAAATGAGTAAGTCAAAAGGAAATACCATATCTCCAGATGACTGCATACAAGAATATGGTTCTGACGTATTTAGAATGTATCTTATGTTTGGATTTGACTACAGCGAAGGTGGAGCCTGGAACGATGACGGAATTAAATCCATAAGTAAATTTGTAGATAGAATTGAAAGAACTATCTCTTCCGTAAAAGAAATTATAGAAAGTGGAGATACTGGAAAAACTTCTATGGATGCTGCCGAAAAGGATCTTAACTATACAAGAAACTTTTCAATCAAATCTGTATCAGAAGATGCTAATAAATTTCAATTTAATACATCTATAGCTAGAATTATGGAATTTACAAATGCACTTTCAAAGTACATTCAGCAAAAAGATAAAAATGTATCGCTGCTAAAAGATACTGTAATTGATTTTGTAAAAATCATAGCGCCTTTTGCACCTCACTTTGCAGAAGAGCAATGGGAATCTCTAGGAAAAAGCTATTCCATATTTAATGAAAAATGGCCTGATTTTGAACCCAATGCACTTATAAGAGATGAGGCAGAAATAGCTATTCAGATAAATGGTAAAATCAAAGCTAAAATAAATGTATCCACGAACTTAAAAGAAGACCAGATAAAAGAGTTATCTCTTTCTAATGAACATATAAAATCTCTTTTAGACGGTAAAGATATAAAGAAAGTCATAGTTGTAAAAGGCAGGCTTGTAAATATAGTAGCAAAATAA
- the fba gene encoding class II fructose-1,6-bisphosphate aldolase: MALVTTKNMFKKAYEGKYSIGAFNINNMEIIQGVVNGAKAKNSAVILQCSAGAIKYAGPKYLKAMVDAAIEETGIDLALHLDHGPDFETVKLCVENGFTSVMFDGSHFDYEENVAKTQEVAKYAHDHGVVVEAELGVLAGVEDDVSAAEHIYTDPDQAEDFVNRTGIDSLAIAIGTSHGAFKFPPNFKPKLRFDILEKVQEKLPDFPIVLHGASAVDQEAVATCNKYGGNLAGAKGIPIDMLRKASSMAVCKINMDTDLRLAMTAAVRKTFGDKPEVFDPRKYLGAGRDEIQKVVEYKIDNVLGSANSLK, encoded by the coding sequence ATGGCATTAGTTACTACTAAAAACATGTTCAAAAAAGCTTATGAAGGAAAATATTCAATAGGCGCTTTTAATATTAATAATATGGAGATAATTCAAGGTGTAGTTAATGGAGCAAAGGCAAAAAACTCTGCTGTTATTTTGCAATGTTCAGCAGGTGCAATAAAATATGCAGGTCCTAAATATTTAAAAGCCATGGTAGACGCTGCAATAGAAGAAACAGGTATTGATCTTGCACTTCACTTAGATCATGGTCCTGATTTTGAAACTGTAAAGTTGTGTGTAGAAAATGGTTTTACTTCAGTAATGTTTGATGGTTCCCATTTTGATTATGAAGAAAATGTAGCAAAAACTCAGGAAGTTGCAAAATATGCTCATGACCACGGAGTAGTAGTGGAAGCAGAGCTTGGTGTACTTGCTGGAGTAGAAGATGATGTATCTGCTGCAGAACATATATATACCGATCCAGATCAAGCAGAAGACTTTGTAAATAGAACTGGTATAGATTCACTAGCAATAGCTATAGGTACTTCTCATGGTGCATTCAAATTTCCACCAAACTTCAAACCTAAATTAAGATTTGACATACTTGAAAAAGTTCAGGAAAAGCTTCCAGATTTTCCTATAGTACTTCATGGCGCTTCCGCTGTAGATCAAGAAGCAGTAGCAACTTGCAATAAGTATGGAGGAAATTTAGCTGGTGCTAAAGGAATACCAATAGATATGCTTAGGAAAGCTTCTTCAATGGCTGTATGCAAAATAAATATGGATACTGACTTGAGATTAGCTATGACTGCTGCTGTGAGAAAAACTTTTGGAGATAAACCAGAAGTTTTCGATCCAAGAAAATACTTAGGTGCAGGAAGAGATGAAATACAAAAAGTAGTAGAATACAAAATAGATAATGTTCTTGGTTCTGCAAATTCCTTAAAATAA